The Etheostoma spectabile isolate EspeVRDwgs_2016 chromosome 23, UIUC_Espe_1.0, whole genome shotgun sequence genome includes a window with the following:
- the zgc:162331 gene encoding sushi domain-containing protein 3 isoform X2, with the protein MYPKVGPPAQSTGTHLWMLLCPLLCALVQARGVTLSPEDLQSTVSESLPEDWTGTIIQLQPGLQTETQMPTEVQTETLPTQSTTSNYTGFSCIPVLPPHRGSFYVESGTGVSIGSVLAFWCREGYQLVGSDKIYCNVRNGKAQWSNYLPVCEAIPRPEDRGLRVAVLASVVSGVVILAMSLSFLICCLQERSSRGRAKKEGQSRRRDKRSSRRSECWLEREDGEWEAFPPPKIFHLSQRMNPHLAPDSPLYLTGGLGGYENRGYQRSQESLLKASLPGLYRSESQLYPHVVLQRVPTPTAPSAPLAPSAPLYLHLPSSSASTPAHTAAHAQPHIMAQYPTPTYPPHPNTAVPAYHPTPAPIYPNPNPVPQRPWQ; encoded by the exons ATGTATCCCAAAGTTGGACCCCCCGCTCAAAGCACAGGCACCCATCTCTGGATGCTTCTATGCCCCCTGCTCTGTGCTCTGGTCCAGGCAAGGGGCGTCACTCTGAGCCCCGAGGACTTGCAGAGCACCGTTAGCGAGTCGCTGCCGGAGGACTGGACCGGCACGATAATCCAGCTGCAGCCAGGCTTGCAGACTGAAACCCAGATGCCAACGGAAGTCCAGACAGAGACTCTGCCAACTCAGAGCACTACCAGCAACTACACAG GTTTTTCCTGTATCCCGGTCCTGCCGCCACATCGGGGTTCCTTCTACGTCGAGAGTGGCACAGGCGTGTCCATTGGCAGCGTGTTGGCCTTCTGGTGCAGGGAGGGATACCAGCTGGTCGGCAGCGATAAGATCTACTGCAACGTCAGGAACGGCAAAGCGCAGTGGAGCAACTACCTGCCTGTCTGCGAAG cgaTCCCCAGGCCTGAGGACCGTGGTCTGAGAGTGGCTGTGTTGGCTTCAGTGGTGAGTGGCGTTGTCATCCTCGCCATGTCCCTGTCCTTCCTCATCTGCTGCCTGCAGGAACGATCCAGTCGGGGCCGAGCCAAGAAAGAGGGACAGAGCAG ACGCAGAGACAAACGCTCGTCCCGTCGCAGCGAGTGTTGGCTGGAGAGAGAAGACGGTGAATGGGAAGCTTTTCCTCCTCCCAAAATCTTCCATCTCTCCCAGAGGATGAACCCCCATCTGGCTCCAGACAGCCCCCTGTACCTGACTGGAGGGCTGGGTGGATATGAGAACAGAGGTTACCAGAG GAGTCAGGAGAGTTTGCTGAAGGCCTCCCTGCCCGGACTCTACCGCTCTGAGTCTCAGCTTTACCCGCATGTGGTCCTGCAAAGGGTCCCAACTCCGACGGCCCCCTCCGCCCCTCTCGCTCCATCCGCCCCCCTCTACCTCCACCTCCCCTCTTCCTCTGCCTCCACCCCCGCCCACACAGCTGCCCACGCTCAGCCTCACATCATGGCGCAGTATCCTACCCCGACGTACCCACCCCACCCCAACACGGCTGTGCCCGCCTACCACCCAACACCGGCGCCTATCtaccctaatcctaacccagTACCACAGCGACCATGGCAGTAG
- the zgc:162331 gene encoding sushi domain-containing protein 3 isoform X1, whose product MYPKVGPPAQSTGTHLWMLLCPLLCALVQARGVTLSPEDLQSTVSESLPEDWTGTIIQLQPGLQTETQMPTEVQTETLPTQSTTSNYTGFSCIPVLPPHRGSFYVESGTGVSIGSVLAFWCREGYQLVGSDKIYCNVRNGKAQWSNYLPVCEAIPRPEDRGLRVAVLASVVSGVVILAMSLSFLICCLQERSSRGRAKKEGQSSCLLLRRRDKRSSRRSECWLEREDGEWEAFPPPKIFHLSQRMNPHLAPDSPLYLTGGLGGYENRGYQRSQESLLKASLPGLYRSESQLYPHVVLQRVPTPTAPSAPLAPSAPLYLHLPSSSASTPAHTAAHAQPHIMAQYPTPTYPPHPNTAVPAYHPTPAPIYPNPNPVPQRPWQ is encoded by the exons ATGTATCCCAAAGTTGGACCCCCCGCTCAAAGCACAGGCACCCATCTCTGGATGCTTCTATGCCCCCTGCTCTGTGCTCTGGTCCAGGCAAGGGGCGTCACTCTGAGCCCCGAGGACTTGCAGAGCACCGTTAGCGAGTCGCTGCCGGAGGACTGGACCGGCACGATAATCCAGCTGCAGCCAGGCTTGCAGACTGAAACCCAGATGCCAACGGAAGTCCAGACAGAGACTCTGCCAACTCAGAGCACTACCAGCAACTACACAG GTTTTTCCTGTATCCCGGTCCTGCCGCCACATCGGGGTTCCTTCTACGTCGAGAGTGGCACAGGCGTGTCCATTGGCAGCGTGTTGGCCTTCTGGTGCAGGGAGGGATACCAGCTGGTCGGCAGCGATAAGATCTACTGCAACGTCAGGAACGGCAAAGCGCAGTGGAGCAACTACCTGCCTGTCTGCGAAG cgaTCCCCAGGCCTGAGGACCGTGGTCTGAGAGTGGCTGTGTTGGCTTCAGTGGTGAGTGGCGTTGTCATCCTCGCCATGTCCCTGTCCTTCCTCATCTGCTGCCTGCAGGAACGATCCAGTCGGGGCCGAGCCAAGAAAGAGGGACAGAGCAG TTGTCTCCTCCTCAGACGCAGAGACAAACGCTCGTCCCGTCGCAGCGAGTGTTGGCTGGAGAGAGAAGACGGTGAATGGGAAGCTTTTCCTCCTCCCAAAATCTTCCATCTCTCCCAGAGGATGAACCCCCATCTGGCTCCAGACAGCCCCCTGTACCTGACTGGAGGGCTGGGTGGATATGAGAACAGAGGTTACCAGAG GAGTCAGGAGAGTTTGCTGAAGGCCTCCCTGCCCGGACTCTACCGCTCTGAGTCTCAGCTTTACCCGCATGTGGTCCTGCAAAGGGTCCCAACTCCGACGGCCCCCTCCGCCCCTCTCGCTCCATCCGCCCCCCTCTACCTCCACCTCCCCTCTTCCTCTGCCTCCACCCCCGCCCACACAGCTGCCCACGCTCAGCCTCACATCATGGCGCAGTATCCTACCCCGACGTACCCACCCCACCCCAACACGGCTGTGCCCGCCTACCACCCAACACCGGCGCCTATCtaccctaatcctaacccagTACCACAGCGACCATGGCAGTAG